Proteins from a single region of Geothrix sp. PMB-07:
- a CDS encoding Bax inhibitor-1 family protein, translating into MDLQQSWQGASEGTRSRIDFVRSVYLWLMGGFAVAALGALSAPVVGKALISVAGGFWHWILFGVQFGSLMFASAVSRRRPLNRLAYGLFTYISGTIAGIVALIVAQGAGFTPVFMAFGLTGVVFMTLTITVFVSKKDFSFLRNFVIVGIAVMFFGGLAAAIFHLETFGLVISGVAVIACSAKLLWDTSAMLRTNDFGDPAGFALSLFVSLYNIFLSLMNLLGGRRR; encoded by the coding sequence ATGGATCTTCAGCAGTCGTGGCAGGGAGCTTCGGAAGGGACCCGGTCCCGCATTGATTTTGTCCGAAGCGTCTATCTGTGGCTCATGGGTGGGTTCGCTGTGGCGGCCCTGGGGGCGTTGAGTGCGCCCGTGGTCGGGAAGGCCCTGATTTCGGTGGCCGGAGGGTTTTGGCACTGGATCCTCTTCGGTGTCCAGTTCGGATCGCTGATGTTCGCGTCGGCAGTCAGCCGTCGGCGGCCCCTGAACCGCCTGGCCTATGGGTTGTTTACCTACATTTCGGGCACCATCGCGGGCATCGTGGCCCTCATCGTGGCTCAGGGTGCGGGATTCACGCCGGTGTTCATGGCCTTTGGCCTTACGGGCGTGGTCTTCATGACCCTGACCATCACGGTCTTCGTCTCGAAGAAGGATTTCAGCTTCCTGCGCAACTTCGTCATCGTGGGCATCGCCGTGATGTTCTTCGGTGGGCTGGCGGCGGCCATCTTCCATCTCGAGACCTTCGGTCTGGTCATTTCCGGCGTGGCGGTGATCGCCTGCTCAGCCAAGCTGCTGTGGGATACGTCGGCCATGCTTCGCACCAACGATTTTGGCGATCCCGCCGGATTCGCGCTGTCCCTCTTCGTCAGCCTCTACAACATCTTCCTCTCCCTGATGAACCTGCTCGGCGGACGGCGCCGTTAG
- a CDS encoding peptidylprolyl isomerase, producing the protein MLRVSLISLLALGVVAQEPAKTATKAPAKAAAKVKAKAEAGAKAAPAPSADKSPVLARVGGEVITEEDFQAAFRLLGQQEQMQLLMFQGGKEEFVKRMAESKLLSVKAKRLGLDKTPSYIRGLDRAKDDLLAREFLTKEGEGLQKKLVVAEADVKAYYDKHPERFKQPDLVSVRHILVSVKQGEGQPGLTDEEAKARIAKVQDELKGGAKFEELAKTYSDDPGSKDNGGLYADGDPSKWVAEFGAAARNQPIGEVGAPVKTQFGYHLIKVEGRKPSRQVPFEEAKQGAEKMAQQERQATVWNELMDGLRKEIPFELVKPAAPKAQPAKAPEAKPATAPEAAKAPDAGKGGAQ; encoded by the coding sequence ATGCTTCGTGTCTCTCTGATTTCCCTTCTCGCCCTCGGTGTCGTCGCCCAGGAACCGGCGAAAACGGCCACCAAGGCGCCCGCCAAGGCCGCCGCCAAAGTCAAGGCCAAGGCTGAGGCTGGCGCGAAGGCAGCGCCCGCCCCTTCTGCGGACAAGTCCCCCGTGCTGGCCCGCGTGGGTGGTGAAGTGATCACCGAAGAGGATTTCCAGGCCGCCTTCCGCCTGCTGGGGCAGCAGGAGCAGATGCAGCTCCTCATGTTCCAGGGCGGCAAGGAGGAGTTCGTCAAGCGCATGGCCGAAAGCAAGCTCCTGTCTGTGAAGGCCAAGCGCCTGGGCCTGGACAAGACACCCAGCTACATCCGGGGTCTGGACCGGGCCAAGGATGACCTGCTGGCCCGGGAATTCCTCACCAAGGAGGGTGAGGGCCTGCAGAAGAAGCTGGTGGTGGCCGAGGCCGACGTGAAGGCCTACTACGACAAGCACCCCGAGCGCTTCAAGCAGCCGGACCTGGTGTCGGTGCGGCACATCCTGGTGTCTGTGAAGCAGGGCGAAGGTCAGCCCGGCCTGACGGATGAAGAGGCCAAGGCCCGCATCGCCAAGGTGCAGGACGAGCTGAAGGGCGGCGCCAAGTTCGAGGAGCTGGCCAAGACCTACAGCGATGACCCGGGCAGCAAGGATAACGGCGGCCTCTACGCCGATGGGGATCCCTCGAAATGGGTGGCGGAATTTGGAGCTGCGGCCCGCAACCAGCCCATTGGCGAAGTGGGTGCCCCCGTGAAGACTCAGTTCGGCTACCACCTGATCAAGGTGGAAGGCCGCAAGCCCTCCCGCCAGGTGCCCTTCGAGGAAGCCAAGCAGGGCGCCGAAAAGATGGCCCAGCAGGAACGCCAGGCCACCGTGTGGAACGAGCTGATGGATGGGCTCCGCAAGGAGATACCCTTCGAGCTGGTGAAACCCGCGGCGCCCAAGGCCCAACCCGCCAAGGCGCCTGAGGCGAAACCCGCCACGGCGCCCGAGGCCGCCAAGGCGCCGGATGCAGGGAAGGGAGGTGCTCAGTGA
- a CDS encoding peptidylprolyl isomerase: MRALFLLPLLLAVPMACRKPAVKPAVKTETKAETTTDTKSDTKVDAGSAAKSDGKPDVREEILVVVNKHIISRRSLGQAVEQQHAALYRQFSGKELDEKLRDAREKTLTGLVDAFLLEDKGTELGSPVTDEYVRASIDGIKKENNFATDADLERALKGSLGIGLPEFMKRQKQQAIQQFVLQREVFSKVAVEDNELRAYYEDHKDEYRLPSRFRIRELVIAKGATPEELAEARKQVEAIQAELKGGKSFEELARLHSTSPSKATGGDLGWMNLGFLRASIEGTALKMKPDEISAPIETDKDIYLIQLISLEDAPVKAFADVKAKILEKLQEPKAQNAIEQYLSNLRMRANIRYLVPKDEILKG, translated from the coding sequence GTGAGGGCGCTGTTCCTGCTACCCCTGCTTCTTGCGGTGCCCATGGCCTGCAGGAAGCCCGCCGTGAAGCCTGCGGTCAAAACAGAAACCAAGGCCGAAACGACGACTGATACCAAATCTGACACCAAGGTCGATGCTGGTTCGGCCGCCAAGTCCGATGGCAAGCCCGATGTCCGCGAGGAGATCCTGGTGGTGGTGAACAAGCACATCATCTCCCGCCGGAGCCTGGGCCAGGCGGTGGAGCAACAGCACGCCGCCCTCTACCGGCAGTTCTCGGGCAAAGAGCTCGATGAAAAACTGCGCGATGCCCGTGAGAAAACCCTCACGGGGCTCGTGGATGCCTTCCTGCTGGAAGACAAGGGCACTGAGCTGGGCTCGCCCGTCACCGATGAATATGTCCGCGCCAGCATCGACGGCATCAAAAAAGAGAACAATTTCGCCACGGATGCCGACTTGGAGCGAGCCCTCAAGGGCAGCCTGGGCATCGGCCTCCCCGAGTTCATGAAGCGCCAGAAGCAGCAGGCCATCCAGCAGTTCGTGCTGCAGCGGGAAGTGTTCTCCAAGGTGGCAGTGGAAGACAACGAGCTGCGCGCCTACTACGAGGATCATAAGGATGAGTACCGGCTGCCCAGCCGTTTCCGCATCCGCGAGCTGGTGATCGCCAAGGGCGCCACGCCCGAGGAACTCGCCGAGGCCCGGAAGCAGGTGGAAGCCATTCAGGCGGAGCTGAAGGGCGGCAAATCCTTCGAGGAGCTGGCCCGCCTCCATTCCACCAGCCCCAGCAAGGCCACCGGCGGTGACCTGGGTTGGATGAACCTGGGTTTCCTCCGAGCCAGCATTGAAGGCACGGCTCTGAAAATGAAACCCGATGAAATCTCGGCGCCCATCGAGACGGACAAGGACATCTACCTGATCCAGCTCATCTCGCTGGAGGATGCTCCCGTGAAGGCCTTTGCTGACGTGAAGGCCAAGATCCTGGAAAAACTGCAGGAGCCCAAGGCCCAGAACGCCATCGAGCAGTACCTGTCCAACCTGCGCATGCGGGCCAACATCCGCTACCTGGTGCCCAAGGACGAGATTCTGAAAGGCTGA
- a CDS encoding RNA-binding S4 domain-containing protein produces the protein MRLDAFLKKSLLIKRRELANQLCDEGMVRVNGVPRKASQDVKAEDELEFPLYNRVLKVRVLALPDGNVKKADQWSLFEVLEDKRIPLELGWGDEDPFAPPPKVPRNH, from the coding sequence ATGCGTCTTGACGCCTTTTTGAAAAAGAGCCTGCTCATCAAGCGGCGCGAGCTGGCCAATCAGCTCTGCGACGAGGGGATGGTCCGGGTGAACGGCGTTCCCCGCAAGGCCAGCCAGGACGTGAAGGCCGAGGATGAGCTGGAATTCCCGCTCTACAACCGGGTGCTGAAGGTCCGGGTGCTGGCGCTGCCCGACGGCAACGTGAAGAAGGCTGACCAGTGGTCGCTTTTCGAGGTGCTGGAAGACAAGCGCATCCCCCTGGAGCTGGGCTGGGGCGACGAGGATCCTTTCGCGCCGCCGCCCAAGGTTCCGCGCAACCATTAG
- a CDS encoding 3'-5' exoribonuclease YhaM family protein codes for MPDQPLIRNLKEGEAFQGFLLAQEAAYKVSAKGSEYLELKLADASGDLKAFLWDIRAIEGDMDAIQADVFLRVKGAVTTYNGRLQMKLDKVRFAADAEVGDFSAFFPVSSRPVPEMLAELDGLLDSVRDPWIQALLKALFIENGSLRAAFALAPAAKSMHHAFLGGLLEHTLSVLGMAERACAHYPSLNRDLVMAGALLHDVGKTAELSYQRSFGYTDAGNLLGHIAMEAEWISREVGKIPGFPEELRLHILHIVLSHHGRLEFGSPVLPKTPEALLVHHLDDLDGKLEVMFRALQDDTGTGAWSPYSRALDRVIYRRRWAGVAAEDGAVQN; via the coding sequence ATGCCCGATCAGCCCCTCATCCGGAACCTCAAGGAAGGGGAGGCCTTCCAGGGCTTTCTCCTGGCCCAGGAAGCTGCCTACAAAGTCAGCGCCAAAGGCAGCGAGTATCTCGAATTGAAGCTGGCGGATGCCTCGGGCGACCTGAAGGCCTTCCTCTGGGATATCCGGGCCATTGAGGGCGACATGGACGCCATCCAGGCCGATGTCTTTCTGCGGGTGAAGGGTGCGGTGACCACCTACAACGGCCGTCTCCAGATGAAGCTGGACAAGGTCCGGTTCGCGGCGGATGCGGAGGTGGGGGATTTTTCGGCCTTCTTCCCCGTGAGCTCGCGGCCGGTGCCGGAGATGCTGGCAGAGCTGGACGGCCTGCTGGACTCGGTTCGGGATCCCTGGATCCAGGCCCTCCTGAAGGCGCTATTCATCGAAAATGGGAGCTTGCGGGCGGCCTTCGCCCTGGCGCCTGCTGCCAAATCCATGCACCACGCCTTTCTTGGCGGCCTGCTGGAGCACACCTTGTCGGTCCTGGGCATGGCGGAGCGGGCCTGCGCGCATTACCCCAGCCTGAACCGCGACCTGGTGATGGCGGGAGCCCTCCTGCACGATGTCGGCAAGACTGCCGAGCTGAGCTACCAGCGCAGCTTCGGCTACACGGACGCCGGCAACCTCCTGGGCCATATCGCCATGGAGGCGGAATGGATCAGCCGAGAGGTGGGCAAGATCCCCGGTTTCCCCGAGGAGCTCCGCCTGCACATCCTGCATATCGTGCTTAGTCACCATGGTCGTCTGGAATTCGGATCGCCTGTCCTCCCCAAGACACCGGAGGCATTGCTGGTCCATCATCTGGACGATCTGGATGGCAAGCTGGAAGTCATGTTCCGGGCTCTGCAGGACGACACGGGAACAGGGGCCTGGAGTCCCTACAGCCGAGCCTTGGACCGCGTGATTTACCGAAGGCGGTGGGCAGGGGTGGCAGCGGAGGATGGAGCTGTCCAAAACTGA
- a CDS encoding tetratricopeptide repeat protein, which produces MRLVNVFFIVLLLLVLMVLGNLYLTNHDLLVKEVVVFGESIKLQSVILITFLLGFLLNVLYTGIMEVIRLVRGLNDSADNRLVKRISERMQDARDLVAHGLPREAKEILETILEQRREHIPARMLLGEILMKTGSAEEAVKLFQALCEDEPDQVEARYQLAEAFMSVRNPEASVAVLKKLAADHPKKALRAWRRLRALHMEAQRWEEASEAHKKLLANFPGELSQAEKAQGSALTYQVGMAKVEADQFKDAAQIFQQVIKDEPDFVPAYLSLGRCMILQDQEAQGLEILLEGFRKTGEGTFLQEMEDYFIQLGRPEDGLALLRRVAATSKHATTAKFFLGKMLYRLEILDEALDLFQEVRSQVVYSPILFFFMAKIHSRRARLDAALNEYRQLLRNLGVLKLRYECAVCGHRTQDYTDRCESCGSWNSGHFLFKESDLPEGPIRGESGSWLAML; this is translated from the coding sequence ATGCGTCTTGTCAACGTGTTCTTCATCGTGCTTCTGCTGCTGGTTCTGATGGTGCTAGGCAACCTGTATCTCACGAACCACGATCTGCTGGTGAAGGAAGTGGTGGTGTTCGGTGAAAGCATCAAGCTGCAGAGCGTCATCCTCATCACCTTCCTGCTGGGCTTCCTCCTGAACGTGCTCTACACCGGCATCATGGAAGTGATCCGGCTGGTGCGTGGACTCAATGATTCCGCCGACAACCGCCTGGTGAAGCGCATTTCAGAGCGCATGCAGGATGCCCGCGACCTCGTGGCTCACGGCCTGCCGCGCGAAGCCAAGGAGATTCTGGAGACCATCCTTGAGCAGCGCCGGGAACACATTCCGGCCCGCATGCTGCTGGGCGAGATTCTCATGAAAACGGGCAGCGCCGAGGAGGCCGTGAAGCTCTTCCAGGCCCTCTGCGAAGATGAGCCTGACCAAGTGGAGGCCCGCTATCAGCTGGCAGAGGCCTTCATGTCCGTCCGCAATCCCGAGGCCTCGGTTGCAGTGCTGAAGAAGCTGGCTGCCGACCATCCCAAGAAAGCGCTGCGCGCCTGGCGGCGCCTCCGTGCTTTGCACATGGAAGCCCAACGCTGGGAGGAGGCTTCCGAAGCCCATAAGAAGCTGCTGGCGAACTTCCCAGGTGAGCTGTCGCAGGCCGAAAAGGCCCAGGGTTCTGCGCTCACCTACCAAGTGGGCATGGCCAAGGTGGAGGCCGACCAGTTCAAGGACGCCGCCCAGATCTTCCAGCAGGTCATCAAGGATGAACCGGACTTCGTGCCCGCCTACCTCAGCCTGGGCCGCTGCATGATTCTGCAGGACCAGGAGGCCCAGGGCCTGGAGATCCTTCTCGAAGGCTTCCGCAAGACCGGCGAGGGCACCTTCCTGCAGGAGATGGAGGACTACTTCATCCAGCTGGGCCGGCCCGAGGACGGCCTGGCGCTGCTGCGCCGCGTGGCCGCCACCTCCAAACACGCCACCACCGCCAAGTTCTTCCTGGGCAAGATGCTCTACCGTCTTGAGATCCTCGATGAGGCTTTGGATCTCTTCCAGGAAGTCCGCAGCCAGGTGGTTTACAGCCCCATCCTGTTTTTCTTCATGGCCAAGATCCACAGCCGCCGCGCCCGCCTGGACGCCGCTCTGAACGAGTACCGCCAGCTGCTCCGAAACCTGGGCGTGCTCAAGCTCCGCTATGAATGCGCTGTCTGCGGCCACCGCACCCAGGACTACACCGACCGCTGCGAAAGCTGCGGCAGCTGGAACAGCGGCCACTTCCTCTTCAAGGAAAGCGACCTTCCCGAAGGCCCCATCCGTGGTGAATCGGGCAGCTGGCTCGCGATGCTCTAA
- a CDS encoding uracil-DNA glycosylase family protein, translating to MEHPLQAWRDTLDELGVIGLVRTPVQAAEAEPPAPSRSPSVRPTPARPVPAPAPAAKPPKAYVPPTDAQGCPPVEVVAATSTLSELQAAIQGCLACPLGPGRLKFVFGEGNPKARLLFVGEGPGRDEDLQGRPFVGKAGELLDKMIGAIGLKREEVYIANVVKCRPPDNRTPTPEEAHACLGYLRRQIELIGPSVIVTLGATPLRELVGVAEGITRVRGQWKRVNIGGRDIPVMPTFHPAYVLRQYTQDVRRAVWEDLKAAKEWADKAAGA from the coding sequence ATGGAACATCCGCTTCAAGCCTGGCGCGACACCCTGGACGAACTGGGGGTCATCGGGCTTGTACGCACGCCGGTGCAGGCCGCCGAAGCTGAACCACCGGCCCCTTCTCGCTCCCCCTCAGTCCGCCCAACCCCGGCCCGCCCTGTCCCAGCTCCAGCGCCCGCCGCCAAGCCCCCAAAAGCCTACGTCCCGCCCACAGATGCCCAGGGCTGTCCCCCGGTGGAGGTGGTCGCAGCGACATCAACCCTGTCGGAGCTTCAGGCCGCCATCCAGGGCTGCCTGGCCTGCCCCCTGGGGCCCGGTCGATTGAAATTCGTGTTCGGCGAGGGAAATCCCAAGGCCCGCCTCCTCTTCGTGGGCGAGGGGCCCGGCCGGGACGAGGATCTGCAGGGCCGCCCCTTCGTGGGCAAGGCGGGCGAACTGCTGGACAAGATGATCGGCGCCATCGGATTGAAGCGCGAGGAAGTCTACATCGCCAACGTGGTGAAGTGCCGCCCCCCCGACAACCGCACCCCCACGCCTGAAGAAGCCCATGCCTGCCTCGGCTACCTGCGTCGCCAGATCGAACTCATCGGCCCCAGCGTCATCGTGACCCTGGGCGCCACGCCCCTGCGCGAGCTGGTGGGCGTCGCCGAGGGCATCACCCGGGTCCGGGGCCAGTGGAAGCGCGTGAACATTGGGGGCCGCGACATTCCTGTCATGCCCACCTTCCACCCGGCCTACGTGCTGCGCCAGTACACCCAGGATGTGCGCCGCGCGGTCTGGGAGGATCTTAAAGCCGCGAAGGAGTGGGCCGACAAGGCCGCAGGCGCCTGA
- a CDS encoding RNA polymerase sigma factor, producing the protein MAQPQPETPFGTQEAFHAAFAELYPRLVSYARRYGATFPEDIAQEAFVILMQREERVEHPTAFLYGTVRTLSLTERRPMKNQNISLEAVTEPGHAGGADDLVLNQEVRERMRLLSPTFREALWLFVVEGLSIREIADILDIPEATVKTRIHRAKAQLKDQLNPSGGVHVLV; encoded by the coding sequence ATGGCGCAACCCCAACCAGAGACCCCGTTCGGCACCCAGGAGGCGTTTCACGCGGCCTTCGCCGAACTTTATCCCAGGCTGGTGAGCTATGCCCGCCGTTACGGCGCCACGTTCCCCGAGGATATCGCTCAGGAGGCTTTCGTCATTCTGATGCAGCGGGAAGAGCGGGTGGAGCATCCCACCGCCTTCCTCTACGGCACGGTGCGCACCCTCTCACTGACTGAGCGTCGACCCATGAAGAACCAGAACATCAGCCTGGAAGCGGTTACGGAGCCGGGCCATGCCGGCGGTGCCGATGACCTGGTGCTGAATCAGGAGGTGCGGGAGCGCATGCGCCTGCTTTCGCCCACTTTCCGCGAAGCCCTGTGGCTGTTCGTGGTGGAGGGGCTCTCCATCCGGGAGATCGCCGACATTCTCGACATTCCCGAAGCCACTGTGAAAACCCGCATTCACCGGGCCAAGGCCCAACTCAAAGATCAGCTCAATCCTTCTGGAGGCGTGCATGTCCTGGTCTGA
- a CDS encoding helicase-associated domain-containing protein — translation MTHTHFQLLSNCSDEQLRTICERRRLPIPIRSEDGADGRMRLLKTMVFHLEDHKRLSDTLADLDSEALVALKHLAHEGTMPEAKQLESLRDLGLILPAGSDWAVAERVADALEDFDDGALNFAAPADIKLKSAEPFRFSLALTSVLLRCVAGLRVLKGGLPAKKELGQLMQRNAMLLEEQDATLLFTLLHRLGLLWNRDGRVETLLPAVTSHPPRWVAERAFASLLEHDLKAWGMPPAEDRHFLMQHLLERRSQTLAVLPFLAFLRTLHPLDEERTRTVFLPFLGRMGIIQGDEGYAHLRLTEHGEALAHEYLLRDLKGTAAHWAPLDQDQPMIMQPTLELLTPLLQSPHRLLQLAQLADVESLDAMGTFRVSHATLVRALDAGVPLEELAQRLGAATQTLPQPLLQLLEDLSRRVGEVEVQQGVRLVRARTAHLAEELKLRPELAPLKLGSLSDTVLEVRGDGNAHALLKQAGFMPKPGRFLALSVDSDEKLYLWALAALAFVDEKGMNHHLEPVQQMVRTAIQRLHDEDPALYQEVQRRIPMLHLGGEDQLAEEVQRILEYAAGHTLMVELTYLPPAAHRTQLRRVSPRTIQEDHLLAFCHLHQEEMAFRLTRIQGVKLLNERGWTPANHSQAG, via the coding sequence ATGACGCACACGCACTTCCAGCTACTATCGAACTGCTCGGATGAGCAGCTTCGAACCATCTGCGAACGACGGCGGCTACCCATTCCCATCCGTTCCGAGGACGGCGCCGATGGCCGCATGCGGCTGCTGAAGACCATGGTCTTCCATTTGGAGGATCATAAGCGCCTGTCGGATACCTTGGCCGATCTGGACAGCGAGGCCCTGGTGGCGCTCAAGCACCTCGCCCACGAGGGCACGATGCCCGAAGCGAAGCAGCTGGAAAGCCTGCGCGACCTGGGCCTGATCCTGCCCGCCGGATCCGACTGGGCCGTGGCCGAGCGGGTGGCCGATGCCCTGGAAGATTTCGACGATGGAGCCCTGAACTTCGCGGCCCCCGCAGACATCAAGCTGAAATCCGCCGAACCGTTCCGCTTTTCTCTGGCCCTCACGTCCGTGCTGCTGCGCTGCGTGGCGGGCCTGCGCGTGCTCAAGGGCGGCCTGCCGGCCAAGAAGGAACTGGGCCAGCTCATGCAGCGCAACGCCATGCTCCTGGAAGAGCAGGACGCCACGCTGCTGTTCACCCTGCTGCACCGCCTGGGCCTGCTCTGGAACCGCGATGGCCGAGTGGAAACACTGCTGCCCGCCGTTACCAGCCATCCGCCCCGCTGGGTGGCTGAGCGCGCCTTTGCCAGCCTGCTGGAACACGATCTCAAAGCCTGGGGCATGCCCCCGGCGGAAGACCGCCACTTCCTCATGCAACACCTGTTGGAGCGGCGCAGCCAGACCCTGGCCGTGCTCCCCTTCCTGGCCTTCCTCCGCACCCTCCACCCCCTGGATGAGGAGCGCACCCGTACGGTGTTCCTGCCTTTCCTGGGCCGCATGGGCATCATCCAGGGCGACGAGGGCTATGCCCACCTGCGGCTCACGGAACACGGTGAAGCGCTGGCCCACGAATACCTGCTCCGCGACCTGAAGGGCACCGCCGCCCATTGGGCCCCGCTGGACCAGGATCAGCCCATGATCATGCAGCCCACCCTGGAACTGCTGACCCCCCTGCTTCAGAGCCCCCACCGTCTTCTTCAACTGGCCCAGTTGGCGGATGTGGAATCCCTGGATGCCATGGGCACCTTCCGGGTCAGCCACGCCACGCTGGTGCGCGCGCTGGATGCGGGCGTGCCTCTGGAAGAACTGGCCCAGCGCCTGGGCGCCGCCACGCAGACCCTGCCCCAGCCCCTGCTTCAGTTGCTGGAGGATCTTTCCCGCCGTGTGGGCGAGGTGGAAGTCCAGCAGGGGGTACGGCTCGTCAGGGCCCGCACGGCCCACCTGGCCGAGGAACTGAAGCTCCGTCCTGAATTGGCGCCCCTCAAGCTGGGCTCGCTGTCAGATACGGTCCTGGAGGTGCGTGGCGATGGCAATGCCCATGCGCTGCTCAAACAGGCGGGCTTCATGCCCAAGCCCGGCCGGTTCCTGGCCCTCAGTGTGGACAGCGACGAGAAGCTCTACCTCTGGGCCCTGGCCGCCCTGGCCTTCGTGGATGAGAAGGGCATGAACCATCACCTGGAGCCCGTCCAGCAGATGGTGCGCACCGCCATCCAGCGGCTGCACGACGAAGATCCAGCCCTCTACCAGGAAGTGCAGCGCCGCATCCCCATGCTGCACCTGGGCGGCGAGGACCAGCTGGCCGAAGAGGTGCAGCGCATCCTCGAATACGCCGCAGGCCACACGCTCATGGTGGAGCTCACCTACCTGCCCCCGGCCGCCCACCGCACCCAGTTGCGGCGGGTGTCGCCCCGCACCATCCAGGAGGACCACCTGCTGGCCTTCTGCCACCTGCACCAGGAGGAGATGGCCTTCCGGCTGACCCGCATCCAGGGCGTGAAGCTGCTGAACGAGCGGGGCTGGACGCCGGCGAACCACAGCCAGGCGGGATGA